The region TGATCCGGACCTGGAGCGCGGTCGGCGCACGGCTGGCCATAGCGACCAACAACTCGGCCCGCACGGCCACGAGTTACCTCGCGAGCCGGGATCTCACCAGCTGCTTCGCCCCCAACATCTACGGCCGGGGCCAGGATCTGCACCACCTCAAACCGGACCCGCACTGCCTCAACCGCGCCCTGAACGCCCTGGGCGCCGCCCCCGCCGCTGCCCTGATGATCGGTGACGCCCCCTCGGACTACGAGGCCGCCCGCCAGGCCGGCGTCCCCTTCCTCGGCTACGCCCGCACCGCCTACAAGGAGAAGCTCCTGCGCGAAGCGGGCGCCGAGGACGTGGTGAGCTCACTGGAACCGGTGCTGAGGGTGCTTCGGGGGTAGGCCTGAAGCGCCGGCGGGCCTGGAGGCGTCAGGCCTGGATCTGAAGGGTCAGCAGGAAGAAGAGGGCTGCTGACCACCAGGCCAGGCGCGGGTGCCCTGCTCGGACGCCCACCAGAAGGAGGGCCAGCAGAACCACACCCACGAGCCCGATCTCCATCCGCACCAGCTGTGTCACCCCGAGCTCGACTCCCATGCACACCAGCTGAAAGAAGATCACGTGTCCCACCCCGTCCACTTCAATAAATCCGTCAACTAGTCGTCCAATTGGACTGGTTGTCTCGAATTGGATGTGCCCGGTCTGGTTGATCCCTTAACGGCCAGTCAACTTCCAGCCCTGCCAACCTTCCAATCCGGTCACTCGGGTGAGGGGAAGCGGGTTTGCCCACGGGGCGGGCGAGGTACGGTCGCGATGTGAGCGGAGAACGCGGCGAGGGAGGCGGCACGGAGTTCCAGCGCATCCTGGAGACGTTGCGAACCCGTATCGCCGACGGCACGTACGCGATCGAGTCCCACCTGCCCGCGCAGCGTGAGCTCGCCGAGGAGCTCGGGGTCTCCCGCGACACCGTGCAGCGTGTACTGCGGGAGCTGAACAACGAAGGCTGGATCAAGTCCCGTCAGGGCAGCGGATCGCGGGTGGTGAAGAGTCCAACCCATCTGGAGAACCCGAAGCAGGAAGCGCCCCGGGTGCGCGCGACTCTGGGTACCTTCATCGCACGGGCCTTCGCCCAGCCGACCGTACGGCTGGACGTGTTCACCCTCACGTCAGAGTCCCTGGACGCCCACATCCGACTGCAGTCGGAGCGCATCCGCCTCAGGGAGCTCAGCCCTGAGCGCATCGAGCTGCGGATGCTGCTGCCCGATGCATCACTCGAACTGCCGTATCCCCGAGCGAAGACCCGCGCGAGTGAGGAAGAGAGGGAGCCAGGGCAACTGGCCTGGTTGAACGAGCAGCTGCAAGAGCGACTGCGCGCCATTGCCCGACGGCACACCATCTCGTTGCGCTCGGCGCTGCGGGACCTCAAGACGGAGGGGCTGGTGCCCTTCGTGCGCATGGAGGTCCGCCATGTGCCGCTGGCTCCGGCGTTCAAGCTGTACTTGCGCCCCGAGGCGGAGGCACTGTTCGGGCCGTACGAGGTGATCGAGCGCTCGATCCTCTTGGAGGACGAGACCGAGGTCGATGCCCTTGACGTGCTCGGTCTGGGATCGACCCTGACCCGTCACGTCAACGACGAGGGCGATCCGGACTCCTCCGGGTCTGTGTTCATGGAGAGCATGCAGGGCTGGTTCGACTCCTGCTGGGAATTCCTCGCGGTGGAGGACTGAGGCGACGCGGAGTCGACCGAGTTTCCAACGGCGTGACGTTCCTGAGAGGTACAACTCTTTCTCAAGTAGGCGCCGATTTCGCAGACGGCTCAGCCGTGCCAACGGGTGGGCACTAAGGTGTGCTGACCCAGTCGCGATGCATGAAAATCGGCGACGACGCACAGTTATTCAGGAGTGACCCGTGGGCGTTTCATCGATGCCCGGCATGGGCGGTCCGCCGATGCCCCGCCCGCCCGGCCGGCCGGCCTTGGAGGAGGCGGCGGACACGGCGTACCGAGGCTTCGTCCGTTATGCCAAGGCGTTCGGAGAGTTCGGCCGTGGGCACCACAACCTGAATTACATGGTGAGGCCGCTTGCGGGGGACGACACCCGGTTGGTCGGGTGCGACGACGGGGCAGCGGTGACGGTGCGGGAACGGATTCCCTCGGCGCTGCCCGTGGTCATCAGGACCTGGCAGGACGAGGCCGAAATCCTCAACACGATCTGGGACGTGCTGCCGCACGTTCCACGGTGCCTGGTCAAGCGTGGTGACGTGACCATCCTCAGCTACGTCGAGGGCGTCCCGCTGTCGCGCGTCTGCCCCAACGGCAAGCCGGTGGACTCCGGGCTGATCGTCGCCCTTGCGGATCTCCTCGCCAATCTGACGCATGTGCGCCGGCAGCACCTTCCTCCGCTGCCGGCGTCCTGGCCGCACTCCAGCCGGGACAGCAGGGCCTTTCT is a window of Streptomyces mirabilis DNA encoding:
- a CDS encoding HAD family hydrolase produces the protein MTSDTAQTEPVAAETDNLREVIERARFVLFDFDGPICRLFAGHSAEDVAKDLVEWLERQGLRGLLTEEEQVHPDPMVVLYAVHRRHPHSDLVSELEERLTQQELKAVPSAWPTAYADPLIRTWSAVGARLAIATNNSARTATSYLASRDLTSCFAPNIYGRGQDLHHLKPDPHCLNRALNALGAAPAAALMIGDAPSDYEAARQAGVPFLGYARTAYKEKLLREAGAEDVVSSLEPVLRVLRG
- a CDS encoding winged helix-turn-helix domain-containing protein gives rise to the protein MSGERGEGGGTEFQRILETLRTRIADGTYAIESHLPAQRELAEELGVSRDTVQRVLRELNNEGWIKSRQGSGSRVVKSPTHLENPKQEAPRVRATLGTFIARAFAQPTVRLDVFTLTSESLDAHIRLQSERIRLRELSPERIELRMLLPDASLELPYPRAKTRASEEEREPGQLAWLNEQLQERLRAIARRHTISLRSALRDLKTEGLVPFVRMEVRHVPLAPAFKLYLRPEAEALFGPYEVIERSILLEDETEVDALDVLGLGSTLTRHVNDEGDPDSSGSVFMESMQGWFDSCWEFLAVED